One genomic window of Thermococcus indicus includes the following:
- a CDS encoding DUF1614 domain-containing protein produces MNRRRLIIPPVSLPVLLVMGILFVIIFAFFSGVVMAAFEKLGIPPDVAYALFIFALVGSFINIPIAEETSYEPVVRVREVRFFGIAYPVPFFDWEERRIIIAINVGGAIVPISVAVYEIFRMVYFGRWALLFNTLLAVLMASLFSHAVARPVRGLGIAMPLFLPPLMAILLGWLLGGSNPNAVAYISGTLGVLIGADLMNWSRIKNLGAPMVSIGGAGTFDGIFLAGIIAVLLV; encoded by the coding sequence ATGAACAGACGTCGCCTCATAATCCCGCCCGTTTCACTCCCCGTGCTCCTGGTTATGGGGATTCTTTTCGTCATCATCTTCGCCTTCTTCTCCGGTGTCGTTATGGCCGCATTCGAAAAACTGGGGATTCCCCCGGACGTTGCCTATGCGCTCTTCATCTTCGCGCTCGTCGGGAGCTTCATCAACATACCAATCGCGGAGGAAACGTCCTACGAGCCGGTCGTGAGGGTGAGGGAGGTCCGGTTCTTTGGAATAGCCTATCCGGTTCCGTTCTTTGACTGGGAGGAGAGGCGCATAATCATCGCCATAAACGTGGGAGGGGCCATCGTTCCCATAAGTGTGGCCGTCTATGAGATATTCAGGATGGTGTACTTCGGCCGGTGGGCCCTTCTCTTCAACACCCTCCTGGCGGTTCTCATGGCTTCTCTCTTCAGCCATGCCGTTGCCAGGCCTGTCAGGGGCCTTGGAATAGCCATGCCCCTCTTCCTGCCGCCTCTGATGGCCATACTCCTCGGCTGGCTCCTCGGCGGGAGCAATCCGAACGCCGTTGCCTACATCAGCGGGACCCTCGGCGTCCTGATAGGTGCCGACCTGATGAACTGGAGCAGGATCAAGAACCTCGGCGCGCCGATGGTCAGCATAGGCGGCGCCGGCACCTTCGACGGCATCTTCCTCGCGGGCATAATTGCCGTCCTCCTGGTATAA
- a CDS encoding MBL fold metallo-hydrolase: MKIIWYGHACFWVETNGVRLLIDPYPEVDDDRIGEVDYILITHEHVDHYGKVELLSRLRDATVIGPKPVYMTAISDGVTKVREIEDGQTIELENGVKVTAFYMEHPSSQYPLGYLIEGDKALFHTGDTYSTPILQRLRGRVDVLLVPISGRSTANEREAAQIVEDVRPRLVIPMHYGIYGTGSPEKLRDELQKKRIWTLVRPLELYEEFTL; the protein is encoded by the coding sequence ATGAAGATTATCTGGTATGGACACGCGTGCTTTTGGGTCGAGACCAACGGCGTGAGACTCCTCATCGACCCGTATCCCGAGGTGGACGATGACAGGATAGGCGAGGTTGACTACATACTGATAACCCACGAACACGTGGACCACTACGGCAAGGTGGAGCTTCTCTCGCGACTCCGTGACGCTACCGTGATAGGGCCCAAGCCGGTTTACATGACCGCCATCAGCGACGGTGTAACGAAGGTCAGGGAGATAGAGGACGGTCAGACCATTGAGCTTGAGAATGGCGTTAAGGTGACCGCCTTCTACATGGAGCACCCCTCGAGCCAGTACCCCCTGGGTTACCTGATAGAGGGGGACAAGGCCCTATTCCACACAGGCGACACGTATTCCACACCGATCCTCCAGAGACTCCGCGGAAGGGTGGACGTTCTCCTGGTGCCAATAAGCGGCCGCTCAACGGCCAACGAACGCGAGGCGGCCCAGATCGTCGAGGATGTGCGCCCGCGCCTCGTCATACCTATGCACTACGGTATCTACGGGACGGGAAGCCCCGAGAAGCTCAGGGATGAGCTCCAGAAGAAGCGCATCTGGACCCTCGTCAGGCCCCTTGAACTCTACGAAGAGTTCACCCTTTAG
- the radB gene encoding DNA repair and recombination protein RadB, with protein MLSTGVKSLDELLGGGIAPGVLTQIYGSYATGKTTLAVQIGLLSGGKVAYIDTESGFSPERLSQMATARGLDPGEALQRFILFTPSDFKEQRRSIGSLKKIVDGTFSLVVVDSLTAHYRVEENRRGLSAELGKQLQVLLWIARKRDIPVIIINQVHFDSRAERMKPVAEHTLNYRTKDILRLDRLNVPGLRVAVLERHRFRPEGGMVHFRITEKGIEDAGD; from the coding sequence ATGCTCTCAACGGGGGTCAAATCACTTGACGAGCTTCTGGGCGGGGGCATCGCCCCCGGAGTTCTTACCCAGATTTACGGTTCCTACGCCACGGGGAAGACAACGCTGGCGGTCCAGATAGGTCTTCTCAGCGGCGGGAAGGTTGCCTACATCGACACGGAGAGCGGCTTCTCCCCGGAGAGGCTGAGCCAGATGGCGACCGCAAGGGGTCTGGATCCGGGGGAAGCCCTTCAGCGCTTCATTCTGTTCACCCCCTCGGATTTCAAGGAGCAGCGGCGCTCTATTGGGAGCCTGAAGAAGATCGTTGATGGGACGTTCTCCCTCGTCGTCGTTGACTCGCTAACGGCACATTATCGCGTCGAGGAGAACAGGAGGGGCCTGAGCGCAGAGCTGGGCAAGCAGCTCCAGGTGCTCCTCTGGATAGCGAGAAAGAGAGACATACCGGTCATAATCATCAATCAGGTTCACTTCGACAGCCGGGCGGAGAGGATGAAGCCCGTTGCCGAGCACACGCTCAACTACCGGACGAAGGACATCCTCCGGCTGGATAGACTGAACGTCCCCGGCCTCCGGGTCGCAGTTCTGGAGAGGCACCGCTTCAGGCCGGAGGGGGGCATGGTCCACTTCAGGATAACGGAGAAGGGGATTGAGGATGCCGGGGACTGA
- a CDS encoding AbrB/MazE/SpoVT family DNA-binding domain-containing protein, with protein sequence MGLTKVTRNYQITIPSDVRKKLGIKVGDVLMVEVEDGKVVLKKSELELPLLPGGKGLKVEDIEEAIRRGQGEGK encoded by the coding sequence ATGGGGCTTACAAAAGTAACTAGAAACTATCAGATTACTATACCAAGCGATGTTAGGAAGAAGTTGGGGATTAAGGTAGGAGACGTTCTAATGGTCGAGGTCGAGGATGGAAAGGTAGTGCTCAAAAAAAGCGAACTTGAGCTTCCCCTCCTCCCGGGAGGAAAGGGGTTGAAGGTGGAAGACATCGAAGAGGCCATAAGAAGGGGCCAGGGTGAAGGGAAGTGA
- a CDS encoding PIN domain-containing protein, whose product MTVIDTNVFVYSILKDSEFNGEARKLLAGLERWVVPSIVLYELYWFFREEGYREEEIREVISSILNSPRTKVICDGGKYTKRALELTRNPKRFNDMIILATAEDFKRLATYDKRLKKEAEKLGIQTLP is encoded by the coding sequence GTGACGGTGATAGACACCAACGTCTTCGTATACTCCATTCTCAAAGATTCCGAGTTCAACGGAGAAGCAAGAAAACTGCTGGCCGGGCTGGAGAGATGGGTTGTCCCGAGCATAGTCCTTTACGAGCTCTATTGGTTCTTCAGGGAGGAAGGCTATAGAGAGGAGGAAATAAGGGAGGTGATCTCATCAATCCTAAACAGTCCGAGGACGAAGGTAATCTGTGACGGCGGAAAGTACACGAAACGCGCGCTGGAACTGACCAGAAACCCAAAACGCTTTAACGACATGATAATCCTCGCCACAGCGGAGGACTTTAAAAGGCTGGCCACGTATGACAAGAGACTGAAAAAAGAAGCAGAAAAGTTGGGCATCCAAACCCTACCTTAA
- a CDS encoding DUF402 domain-containing protein has product MSTDTGVTVRVRGIYSTALTKLFLDRGFGISQPSNRIVERFNLEKTYDEFDVDVYDKKDHHGVILVGTKVEEVREVLEDEFIDVFFRKLPYQLYGIYKGIVVQRDERYVYVDIGSAIGTIPVKDLPRAREGDELLVQVKKHNLLPQLSVTLTIPGDYAVLIPKPVGAQRHVKISRKIRDQSERERLRILGLSVDLGEWGILWRTAAAYKDWNLLRDEIVALSKLADTLARADSYAAPSLLIEGRGIYEVEFGGGAKKKLDEIRNKVVPTVEGHHQLKAHDLELGFAVEIAEGILARVPGQREKVRQGFWESVVSNKGPKKGWLFSLEHNKPDGQRIKIGPGEVQEVSLNPLRVTFKRHLKPGKFYDGLDLPIEFGDYVITEIEEGKWWFVHRYYDRDGNLKGEYYNINTPVEIYPDRARYIDLEVDIVRWPDGKKEIIDKEKLAAHYEEGTISEKLYKAVLRIVQEVYERV; this is encoded by the coding sequence GTGTCTACAGACACAGGAGTTACAGTCCGGGTTAGGGGCATATACAGCACTGCCCTCACCAAGCTGTTCCTCGACAGGGGATTCGGAATCTCACAGCCGAGCAACAGGATCGTCGAGCGCTTCAACCTCGAGAAGACCTACGACGAGTTCGATGTTGACGTCTATGACAAGAAGGACCACCATGGGGTCATCCTCGTCGGGACGAAAGTTGAGGAGGTTAGGGAGGTTCTCGAGGACGAATTCATAGACGTCTTCTTCCGGAAGCTTCCCTACCAGCTGTACGGCATCTACAAGGGAATAGTCGTTCAGAGGGACGAGAGATATGTCTACGTGGACATTGGGAGCGCCATAGGTACGATACCGGTTAAGGACCTTCCCCGTGCCAGGGAGGGCGATGAACTCCTCGTCCAGGTCAAAAAGCACAACCTGCTCCCCCAGCTGAGCGTCACCCTGACGATCCCCGGCGACTACGCGGTTCTGATTCCGAAGCCCGTCGGTGCCCAGAGGCACGTCAAGATATCCCGGAAGATAAGGGACCAGAGCGAGCGCGAGAGGCTCCGCATCCTGGGTCTGAGCGTTGACCTCGGGGAGTGGGGCATCCTGTGGAGGACGGCCGCTGCCTACAAGGACTGGAACCTTCTCCGCGATGAGATAGTGGCGCTCTCGAAGCTGGCCGACACCCTTGCGAGGGCTGACTCCTACGCGGCTCCGTCCCTCCTGATCGAGGGACGCGGTATTTACGAGGTCGAGTTCGGTGGAGGGGCGAAGAAGAAGCTCGACGAGATACGGAACAAAGTAGTTCCGACGGTTGAGGGCCACCACCAGCTGAAGGCCCACGACCTTGAACTCGGGTTCGCGGTGGAGATAGCCGAGGGGATACTTGCCAGGGTACCGGGCCAGCGGGAGAAGGTCAGGCAGGGCTTCTGGGAGTCAGTCGTTTCCAACAAGGGGCCGAAGAAAGGCTGGCTCTTCAGCCTCGAGCACAACAAACCTGATGGCCAGAGGATAAAGATAGGGCCAGGTGAAGTCCAGGAGGTTTCTCTGAACCCGCTCAGGGTCACATTCAAGCGCCACCTCAAGCCCGGGAAGTTCTACGACGGTCTCGACCTGCCGATAGAGTTCGGCGACTACGTCATCACGGAGATAGAGGAAGGGAAGTGGTGGTTTGTGCACCGCTATTACGACCGTGACGGCAACCTGAAGGGCGAGTACTACAACATCAACACGCCGGTCGAGATATACCCGGACAGGGCCCGCTACATCGACCTCGAGGTGGACATAGTCAGGTGGCCGGATGGAAAGAAGGAGATAATCGATAAGGAGAAGCTGGCCGCGCACTACGAGGAAGGCACGATAAGCGAGAAGCTCTACAAGGCGGTTCTCAGGATAGTGCAGGAGGTGTATGAGAGGGTTTAA
- the moaA gene encoding GTP 3',8-cyclase MoaA, with product MLYDRFGRPATNLRISLTQDCNFRCFFCHREGQHFNASLELTPSEIERLVRVASRLGIRKVKLTGGEPTVRNDIIEIVRRIRPYVVDLSMTTNGSRLKELAKPLAEAGLNRVNVSLHSLKPDVYRRITGVDMLDTVLKGIGEAVKYLSPVKLNMTVMRGLNDGEIWDMVEFAAKTGTILQLIELEAPREMTETKFFRKYFYPLKPVEERLEEMAVETRERRMHRRKKYFIPTDHGTAEVEVVRAMHNTVFCANCTRLRVTSDGKFKTCLLRKNDLIDFATALRNGADDGELVEIFRRVVLMREPYWK from the coding sequence GTGCTCTACGACCGCTTCGGCAGACCCGCGACCAACCTCAGGATATCCCTCACCCAGGACTGCAACTTCCGCTGCTTCTTCTGCCACCGCGAGGGACAGCACTTCAACGCGAGCCTTGAGCTGACCCCCTCGGAGATAGAGAGGCTCGTCAGGGTGGCGTCGCGCCTTGGAATAAGAAAGGTAAAACTGACTGGAGGAGAGCCCACCGTCAGGAACGACATAATAGAAATCGTGCGGCGCATAAGGCCATACGTGGTCGATCTCTCCATGACCACGAACGGGAGCAGGTTGAAGGAGCTGGCGAAGCCGCTCGCCGAAGCGGGCCTCAACCGCGTCAACGTATCCCTCCACAGCCTGAAGCCAGACGTTTACCGCAGAATCACCGGTGTCGATATGCTCGACACTGTCCTCAAAGGCATAGGGGAAGCGGTGAAGTACCTCAGCCCGGTGAAGCTCAACATGACCGTTATGAGGGGACTGAACGACGGCGAGATATGGGACATGGTGGAGTTCGCCGCGAAGACCGGGACGATACTCCAGCTCATCGAGCTCGAGGCCCCGAGGGAGATGACAGAGACCAAGTTCTTCAGGAAGTACTTCTACCCGCTCAAGCCCGTGGAGGAACGGCTGGAGGAAATGGCAGTAGAGACCCGCGAGAGGAGGATGCACAGAAGGAAGAAGTACTTCATCCCAACAGACCACGGCACGGCGGAGGTTGAGGTGGTCCGGGCGATGCACAACACGGTATTCTGCGCCAACTGCACGAGGCTCCGCGTCACGTCGGACGGGAAGTTCAAGACCTGCCTGCTGAGGAAGAACGACCTCATCGACTTCGCGACGGCCCTCCGGAACGGCGCAGACGACGGGGAGCTCGTGGAGATATTCCGCCGGGTCGTTCTCATGAGGGAGCCGTACTGGAAATGA
- a CDS encoding DUF835 domain-containing protein encodes MGHGNEIQYISALILMGIGIYGVVRSFEEYKRHGEPVKTLARTLLVSFFLFGIAGGLGVLATVAVSLKFWMLQAVSITLGYIILASSTLNLLGKLERYWRASSVQKEKSTGRNPPLPPAAMLTSPEDAKILLKTILGYFNVPILAIGREHPESWAEKMGMAPAEYIWLTRVEHPQSVSPSALHILNGKITTFLRNNPGGIVYIEGIEYISFYVDFKSIAKFILAVRDAAIIHGGHMILLVAPETLEPQQYAIFKKELETIDVQRIVNNVVGVALFGTLPPGSAPKSPERNDDAGTPSPKEGS; translated from the coding sequence GTGGGGCACGGGAATGAAATCCAATACATATCCGCCTTAATCCTGATGGGGATTGGCATATACGGTGTCGTACGCTCCTTTGAAGAATACAAACGACACGGAGAGCCCGTAAAAACCCTTGCCCGGACACTGTTGGTATCCTTTTTCCTGTTCGGCATCGCCGGAGGCCTCGGAGTACTCGCAACAGTGGCGGTCTCCCTTAAGTTCTGGATGCTCCAGGCAGTCAGTATAACGCTCGGATATATAATTCTGGCAAGCTCAACGCTGAATCTGCTGGGCAAACTGGAGAGGTACTGGCGTGCATCATCCGTTCAAAAGGAGAAATCGACTGGAAGAAACCCACCCCTACCACCAGCCGCGATGCTCACGTCGCCAGAGGATGCAAAGATTCTGCTGAAAACTATCCTCGGGTATTTCAATGTTCCCATCCTTGCCATAGGCAGAGAGCACCCAGAATCATGGGCCGAGAAGATGGGGATGGCGCCCGCGGAATACATCTGGCTCACCCGCGTGGAGCATCCCCAGTCAGTAAGCCCCAGTGCCCTCCATATCCTGAACGGGAAGATAACCACGTTCCTCAGGAACAACCCTGGGGGAATAGTTTACATCGAGGGAATCGAGTACATAAGCTTCTATGTGGACTTTAAATCCATAGCGAAGTTCATCCTCGCGGTCAGGGACGCGGCCATAATCCACGGGGGACACATGATACTGCTCGTTGCCCCCGAAACGCTGGAACCGCAGCAGTACGCAATATTCAAAAAGGAACTCGAAACCATCGATGTTCAGAGAATCGTCAACAACGTGGTGGGCGTTGCATTGTTTGGAACGTTGCCCCCAGGGAGCGCGCCCAAATCCCCGGAGCGGAATGACGATGCCGGCACTCCGAGTCCCAAAGAGGGAAGCTGA
- the taw22 gene encoding tRNA (guanine(37)-N1)/4-demethylwyosine(37)-methyltransferase Taw22 has translation MPALRVPKREAEPVKRKLKKLGLYDGKRRPKRDGEFVLLPVVEDESVHSLGYEVLQAELPLRPERQLYKNLESVLAGRLSEEELKHLRRYDIVGDIAIIQVPRELSHRVDDIVWGLRKVHPFIRVVAQKGFHEGAFRIREYSIIWGEKRLETVHRENGVQIKVDLSKAFFNPRMKGERYRLAQLVQDGERILIPFAGVLPYALVIARYRRVKITAVELNREAYELGLGNIELNRERLKGEIEFIHGDAFEVLPELPSYDRVISPTPRGVDALALTLDRAEKWLHYYDFVHEADIGAFRTRIMDACAMLGKECGVRVKKVSDFKPHVFKVCADVEIE, from the coding sequence ATGCCGGCACTCCGAGTCCCAAAGAGGGAAGCTGAACCCGTGAAGAGGAAGCTGAAGAAGCTGGGCCTCTACGACGGGAAGAGGCGTCCGAAGCGGGATGGAGAGTTCGTTCTCCTCCCGGTCGTTGAAGATGAGAGCGTGCACTCGCTCGGCTACGAAGTCCTTCAAGCGGAGCTTCCCCTCCGGCCCGAACGACAGCTTTACAAGAACCTCGAGAGCGTCCTCGCCGGGAGGCTGAGCGAGGAGGAGCTGAAACACCTCAGGCGCTACGACATCGTCGGGGATATTGCGATAATCCAGGTGCCGAGGGAGCTTTCCCACAGGGTGGACGATATCGTATGGGGCCTCAGAAAGGTCCACCCATTCATCAGGGTCGTGGCCCAGAAAGGCTTCCACGAGGGGGCGTTCAGGATAAGGGAATACTCGATAATCTGGGGTGAGAAACGGCTGGAAACCGTCCACAGAGAAAACGGGGTGCAGATAAAGGTGGACCTCTCGAAGGCCTTCTTCAACCCGCGGATGAAGGGCGAGCGGTACAGGTTGGCCCAGCTCGTTCAGGACGGCGAGAGGATTCTGATTCCCTTCGCCGGCGTTCTGCCGTATGCGCTCGTCATAGCGCGCTATAGGAGAGTCAAGATCACCGCGGTGGAGCTGAACAGGGAAGCCTACGAGCTCGGCCTCGGGAACATCGAGCTGAACCGGGAGAGGCTGAAGGGCGAGATAGAGTTCATCCACGGCGATGCCTTTGAGGTTCTCCCGGAGCTCCCGAGCTATGACCGTGTGATAAGCCCGACGCCGAGGGGCGTTGATGCCCTGGCCCTAACGCTGGACCGGGCCGAGAAATGGCTCCACTACTACGACTTCGTCCACGAGGCCGACATCGGGGCGTTCAGGACCAGGATAATGGACGCGTGCGCCATGCTGGGAAAGGAGTGCGGGGTCCGCGTAAAGAAGGTGAGCGACTTCAAGCCGCACGTCTTTAAGGTCTGCGCGGATGTGGAGATTGAGTGA
- a CDS encoding nucleotidyltransferase family protein, translating into MESRMELEQILSILHLHAQELRKFGVRHIWLFGSYVRGEAGKDSDLDVLVEFEEGKKTFDNYMELKFFLEELLGVEVDLITIEALKPRVRKYVWSEAVSVEA; encoded by the coding sequence ATGGAGAGTCGTATGGAACTGGAACAGATACTCAGCATTCTGCACCTCCATGCCCAAGAACTCCGGAAGTTCGGGGTTAGGCACATCTGGCTCTTCGGTTCTTACGTCCGGGGAGAGGCAGGGAAAGATAGCGACCTTGACGTTCTCGTGGAGTTTGAGGAGGGAAAGAAGACCTTCGACAACTACATGGAGCTCAAGTTCTTCCTTGAAGAGCTCCTCGGAGTCGAGGTTGACCTGATAACGATCGAGGCCCTCAAGCCGAGGGTCAGAAAATACGTGTGGAGCGAGGCGGTGAGCGTTGAGGCATAA
- a CDS encoding ATP-binding protein, whose protein sequence is MLSREEILEVLAPYNIWGGRKWDAIPREEYLLEIERKLSGGAVALIGARRSGKTTLAGLFLAKMVEGGMPPDATLYVNLEDPRFSPYLSLEFLEEIFSAYRTYVYSGKNPLIILDEVQNVPGWEKWVRKVLDLGEAKVIVTGSTSSLLRSELSTLLTGRVLTVEVYPLGFREFLTFKGFSTDVKRLFGRREEVEALLREYLEFGGFPQVVLMDDETLKLELLRELFEGIVLRDIVYRHGFRDARAVKIVAELALSRFSSLVSVSRLRNELAGIVGRKVSPNFVDSVLDAMEEAYLSFRVPILSPKVKDAMRYPKKLYAIDTGIANVVGIRFTENIGRLAENAVARHLRQHFREVYYYRGKGEVDFLVKEGPKITRAIQVSWDIDESWEREVEGLLEAMEAFNLNEGIIVTGWRSCEEKFGEKTVRCLPLWRFLLEF, encoded by the coding sequence ATGCTCAGCCGTGAGGAGATACTGGAGGTTTTAGCCCCCTACAACATTTGGGGCGGGAGGAAATGGGACGCGATACCGAGGGAGGAGTATCTCTTGGAGATTGAGAGAAAGCTCTCCGGAGGAGCGGTCGCGCTCATAGGGGCGAGGAGGTCTGGAAAGACGACGCTGGCCGGGTTGTTCCTTGCGAAAATGGTAGAGGGAGGTATGCCTCCCGATGCCACTCTGTACGTGAACCTTGAGGATCCGAGGTTTTCACCCTATCTCTCGCTGGAGTTCCTTGAGGAGATATTCTCCGCCTACAGAACCTACGTCTACAGCGGTAAGAACCCCTTGATAATTCTCGATGAGGTTCAGAACGTTCCAGGTTGGGAGAAGTGGGTCAGAAAGGTTCTCGACCTTGGAGAAGCAAAGGTCATAGTAACGGGCTCAACCTCTTCGCTTCTCCGCTCAGAGCTCTCAACGCTCCTCACCGGCAGGGTTTTGACCGTTGAAGTTTACCCATTGGGTTTTAGGGAATTTCTGACCTTTAAGGGGTTTTCGACTGATGTTAAACGCCTCTTCGGGAGAAGGGAGGAAGTTGAGGCCCTTCTTCGGGAGTACCTTGAGTTCGGGGGCTTTCCGCAGGTTGTTCTCATGGACGACGAAACCTTAAAGCTTGAACTCCTTAGGGAGCTCTTCGAGGGAATAGTCCTGAGGGATATAGTTTACAGGCACGGCTTCCGGGATGCGAGAGCCGTTAAAATAGTGGCTGAACTGGCCCTTAGCAGGTTCTCCTCGTTGGTGAGCGTTTCAAGGCTGAGGAACGAGCTCGCTGGAATAGTTGGGAGGAAGGTATCGCCCAACTTCGTTGATTCCGTTCTCGACGCAATGGAAGAAGCCTATTTGAGCTTCCGCGTTCCAATACTCTCGCCGAAGGTCAAGGACGCCATGCGCTATCCAAAGAAGCTCTACGCGATTGACACGGGGATAGCGAACGTCGTGGGAATCCGATTCACCGAGAACATCGGCAGACTCGCTGAAAACGCAGTTGCAAGGCACCTCCGCCAGCACTTCCGTGAGGTCTACTACTACCGCGGAAAGGGCGAGGTTGATTTCCTCGTAAAGGAGGGGCCGAAAATAACCCGTGCCATCCAGGTGAGCTGGGACATCGACGAGAGCTGGGAAAGGGAAGTCGAAGGTCTGCTAGAGGCGATGGAAGCATTCAACCTGAATGAGGGGATAATAGTCACGGGCTGGCGTTCCTGTGAGGAAAAGTTTGGTGAGAAAACGGTGAGATGCCTCCCGCTGTGGAGGTTTTTGCTTGAGTTTTAG
- a CDS encoding replication factor C large subunit — MPREVPWVEKYRPRRLDEIVGQTKAIEQVKAWIGAWLEGKPPKKKALILAGPPGTGKTTTVYALAREYGFEVIELNASDERTYEKIERYVQAAYTMDILGKRRKLIFLDEADNIEPTGAREIAKLIDRARNPIIMSANHYWEVPRDIRSRAQIVEYKRLTQRDIIKALARILHHEGKRVPKELLYDIAKHAGGDLRAAVNDLQTVVTGGVEDAAQVLAYRDTEKSVFQALAQIFATDNAKKARMATLGVDMFPHELLQWIDENLPYVYYKPEDIARAYEALSRADIYLGRAQRTGNYGLWKYATDMMTAGVAVAGVKKKGFVRIYPPKTIKLLTESKAERSLRDSVVKKIMSEMHMAKLEALETLNVLKAIFEYNPDMAAHFVVFLDLDLKEVEFIVGDKEKAKAIWGKSMNIEKKLKERGELEEHVRVAAENETEREVEPTGEEETGEEAEEEISEEELQKAEEEMEAVEESGGKIHKPKKKGKQATLFDFLGKK; from the coding sequence ATGCCGAGGGAAGTGCCCTGGGTAGAGAAGTACAGGCCGAGGCGGCTGGACGAGATAGTCGGTCAGACAAAGGCCATAGAGCAGGTCAAGGCCTGGATAGGGGCGTGGCTGGAGGGGAAGCCTCCGAAGAAGAAGGCACTCATCCTCGCGGGGCCGCCCGGAACCGGTAAGACGACCACCGTCTATGCTCTGGCCAGGGAGTACGGTTTTGAGGTCATAGAGCTTAACGCGAGCGACGAGAGGACGTACGAGAAGATAGAGCGCTACGTTCAGGCCGCTTACACTATGGACATCCTCGGAAAGAGGCGGAAGCTCATATTCCTGGATGAGGCAGACAACATCGAGCCGACGGGGGCGAGGGAGATAGCGAAGCTCATCGACAGGGCGAGAAACCCCATAATAATGAGCGCCAACCATTACTGGGAGGTTCCCAGGGATATACGGAGCAGGGCTCAGATAGTGGAGTACAAGCGCCTGACCCAGCGCGACATCATCAAAGCCCTCGCCAGGATACTCCACCATGAGGGTAAGAGGGTTCCAAAGGAACTGCTCTACGACATCGCCAAGCACGCGGGCGGCGACCTCCGTGCCGCGGTGAACGATCTACAGACCGTCGTCACGGGCGGGGTCGAGGACGCGGCCCAGGTTCTGGCCTACCGCGACACCGAGAAGAGCGTTTTCCAGGCACTGGCGCAGATTTTTGCCACGGACAACGCGAAGAAAGCCAGGATGGCAACGCTCGGTGTTGACATGTTCCCCCACGAACTCCTCCAGTGGATAGACGAGAACCTCCCCTACGTCTACTACAAGCCCGAGGACATAGCGAGGGCTTACGAGGCTTTGAGCAGGGCTGACATATACCTCGGCAGGGCGCAGAGGACCGGGAACTACGGCCTCTGGAAGTACGCCACCGACATGATGACCGCGGGGGTTGCCGTTGCAGGTGTCAAAAAGAAGGGCTTCGTGCGGATTTATCCCCCGAAGACGATAAAGCTCCTCACGGAGAGCAAGGCGGAGCGCTCGCTGAGGGATTCTGTCGTCAAGAAGATAATGAGCGAGATGCATATGGCGAAGCTGGAGGCTCTGGAGACCCTCAACGTCCTGAAGGCGATATTCGAGTACAACCCGGACATGGCCGCTCATTTCGTCGTCTTCCTCGACCTTGACCTCAAGGAGGTCGAGTTCATAGTCGGGGACAAGGAGAAGGCCAAGGCCATATGGGGCAAGAGCATGAACATTGAGAAGAAGCTCAAGGAGCGCGGTGAACTGGAGGAGCACGTGAGGGTCGCCGCTGAGAACGAGACCGAGAGAGAGGTTGAGCCCACGGGAGAGGAGGAAACCGGGGAAGAGGCGGAGGAAGAGATAAGCGAGGAGGAGCTCCAGAAGGCCGAAGAGGAAATGGAAGCCGTCGAGGAAAGCGGGGGGAAGATACACAAGCCCAAGAAGAAGGGCAAGCAGGCGACGCTGTTCGACTTCCTCGGGAAGAAGTGA